In one window of Myxococcota bacterium DNA:
- a CDS encoding DUF2950 domain-containing protein, with amino-acid sequence MKTTHSMTRRLAIACAAAFLALGATSKVAPQKFDSPEAAADALLNAAKTSDNKALWAVFGSGAEGVIGSGDPVADQNTRDDFVTSYGAKHSIERDGDTKAVLVYGDDDFPFPVPIVKHGDKWSFDVEAGKEEILARRVGRNELAAIQVCLAYVDAQREYASVDRNHDGLFEYAQKLISSPGQHDGLYWPTQDGEPPSPVGELVANARSEGYSIKGGGREPYHGYLYKSLKRQGKNAPGGAYDYIVRGHQIGGYALVAYPAQYRNSGIMTFVVNHDGAVYSKDLGPNTAKVASAMTSFDPDKTWKKEEDLSSGSEAPAPPSQ; translated from the coding sequence ATGAAGACGACTCACTCGATGACCCGGAGACTCGCGATCGCGTGTGCCGCGGCGTTCCTCGCGCTGGGCGCGACGAGCAAGGTCGCGCCGCAGAAGTTCGACTCACCGGAGGCCGCGGCGGACGCGCTCCTCAACGCGGCCAAGACGTCCGACAACAAGGCGCTGTGGGCAGTCTTCGGCTCGGGAGCCGAGGGCGTGATCGGCTCGGGCGATCCGGTGGCCGACCAGAACACGCGGGACGACTTCGTCACGAGCTACGGGGCCAAGCACAGCATCGAGCGCGACGGCGACACGAAGGCGGTCCTGGTCTACGGCGACGACGACTTCCCCTTTCCCGTACCGATCGTGAAGCACGGGGACAAGTGGAGCTTCGACGTCGAGGCGGGCAAGGAGGAGATCCTCGCGCGGCGTGTCGGGCGCAACGAGCTCGCCGCGATCCAAGTGTGTCTCGCCTACGTCGACGCGCAGCGCGAGTACGCGTCGGTCGACCGCAACCACGACGGCCTGTTCGAGTACGCGCAGAAGCTGATCAGCTCGCCCGGTCAGCACGATGGCCTGTACTGGCCCACCCAGGACGGCGAGCCTCCGAGCCCGGTCGGCGAGCTGGTCGCGAACGCACGCAGCGAGGGTTACTCGATCAAGGGCGGCGGACGGGAGCCGTACCACGGCTACCTGTACAAGTCACTCAAGAGGCAGGGCAAGAACGCGCCGGGTGGCGCCTACGACTACATCGTGCGCGGGCACCAGATCGGCGGCTATGCGCTGGTCGCGTACCCGGCGCAGTATCGCAACTCGGGCATCATGACCTTCGTCGTGAATCACGACGGCGCCGTGTACTCGAAGGACCTCGGCCCGAACACGGCGAAGGTCGCGTCCGCGATGACCAGCTTCGACCCCGACAAGACCTGGAAGAAGGAAGAGGACCTCTCCTCGGGCTCGGAGGCGCCCGCGCCGCCGAGTCAGTGA
- a CDS encoding alpha/beta fold hydrolase, with product MGSGREKRAAALAFGFAATLVLACATPIGVTHLSARDADRGLGQSILNGDRTTTLSREYLERLGLVDLYEKNPHEALSQLRNGLGGPDEVGRLFALSELWFESALKSGDHGEYLASAIYAWAFLFPKDPAQNPTPYDGHMRQALDLYNRGITEGLAAPDRDDETVLDLTPREIPLPFGTFVMTGPATEFRYGGYRLKHFVSMRDVEIRGMRNRYRRAGIGSALGAQVEAAPGAEGTKWIPPNAKVPVTALVRLADVRAGIAGAKVNGSLELYDADETPSVQIDGRPVPLESEPSATIAYRLDKAPVWDFEIAGFRRPDFTLPGAAKTKGLFFLNPYRPGRIPVVFVHGTASSPARWAEMANELLGDPRVASRFQLWFFIYNSGQPILVSAANLRESLQSAVHDMDPQGKDPALRNVVVVGHSQGGLLTKLLVVKSGDAFWKNASDVPFADVKMSDDTRALLKRAAFFEPLPFVTRVVFISTPHKGSYIAENWLGMLARRFVNFPAAVTNSVTELGTLRQQAALRGGWRVPTAVDNMDWSNPGLRTLYSLPIAPWVKVNSIIPVLSEPYATAKDGVVAYQSAHIEPVESELVVYPSGHSTQATPPTIEEVRRILYEHAGIH from the coding sequence ATGGGCTCGGGGCGAGAAAAGCGCGCCGCGGCGCTGGCGTTCGGCTTCGCGGCAACGCTGGTGCTGGCGTGCGCGACGCCCATCGGCGTCACCCATCTGTCCGCGCGCGACGCCGACCGCGGTCTCGGTCAGAGCATCCTCAACGGCGACCGCACGACCACGCTCTCCCGCGAGTATCTGGAACGGCTGGGGCTGGTCGACCTGTACGAGAAGAACCCGCATGAGGCCCTGTCGCAGCTGCGCAACGGGCTGGGCGGCCCCGACGAGGTCGGCCGGCTGTTCGCCCTGTCCGAGCTCTGGTTCGAGTCGGCGCTGAAGTCCGGCGACCACGGCGAGTATCTCGCTTCGGCGATCTACGCCTGGGCGTTCCTGTTCCCGAAGGACCCGGCCCAGAACCCCACGCCCTACGACGGCCACATGCGCCAGGCGCTCGACCTGTACAACCGCGGGATCACCGAGGGTCTGGCCGCGCCGGACCGCGACGACGAGACGGTGCTCGATCTCACGCCGCGCGAGATCCCGCTGCCGTTCGGCACGTTCGTCATGACCGGACCGGCCACGGAGTTCCGCTACGGCGGCTACCGGCTGAAACACTTCGTGTCCATGCGAGACGTGGAGATCCGCGGCATGCGCAATCGCTACCGGCGCGCGGGCATCGGCTCGGCGCTGGGCGCGCAGGTGGAGGCAGCGCCCGGCGCCGAGGGCACGAAGTGGATCCCGCCGAACGCGAAGGTTCCGGTGACTGCGCTGGTCCGCCTGGCCGACGTGCGCGCGGGCATTGCCGGCGCAAAGGTGAACGGGTCACTCGAGCTCTACGACGCCGACGAGACACCGTCGGTCCAGATCGACGGCCGGCCCGTCCCGCTCGAGAGCGAGCCCAGCGCGACGATCGCCTACCGGCTCGACAAGGCGCCCGTCTGGGACTTCGAGATCGCCGGCTTCCGCCGGCCCGACTTCACGCTGCCCGGCGCAGCCAAGACCAAGGGTCTGTTCTTCCTGAATCCGTACCGGCCGGGGCGGATCCCCGTGGTGTTCGTGCACGGCACGGCCTCGAGCCCGGCGCGCTGGGCCGAGATGGCCAACGAGCTGCTCGGCGACCCGCGCGTCGCCAGCCGCTTCCAGCTCTGGTTCTTCATCTACAACAGCGGTCAGCCGATCCTGGTCTCTGCCGCGAACCTGCGCGAGTCACTTCAGTCGGCTGTGCACGACATGGACCCGCAGGGCAAGGACCCCGCGCTCCGGAACGTGGTCGTGGTCGGTCACAGCCAGGGGGGGCTGCTCACCAAGCTCCTGGTGGTGAAGAGCGGCGACGCGTTCTGGAAGAACGCCAGCGACGTGCCTTTCGCAGACGTGAAGATGAGCGACGACACGCGCGCGCTCCTGAAGCGCGCAGCCTTCTTCGAGCCTCTGCCTTTCGTGACTCGCGTGGTGTTCATCTCGACGCCGCACAAGGGCAGCTACATCGCCGAGAACTGGCTCGGCATGCTCGCGCGCCGGTTCGTGAACTTCCCGGCGGCCGTCACCAATTCGGTGACGGAGCTCGGGACCCTGCGCCAGCAGGCGGCGCTGCGCGGCGGCTGGCGCGTGCCCACGGCCGTCGACAACATGGACTGGTCGAACCCCGGCCTGCGCACGCTGTACTCGCTGCCGATCGCGCCCTGGGTGAAGGTGAACTCGATCATCCCGGTGCTGAGCGAGCCGTACGCCACGGCCAAGGACGGCGTGGTGGCGTATCAGAGCGCGCACATCGAGCCGGTGGAGTCGGAGCTCGTCGTGTATCCGTCCGGTCACTCCACGCAGGCCACTCCACCCACGATCGAGGAAGTGCGGCGCATCCTCTACGAGCATGCGGGCATTCACTGA
- a CDS encoding glycine zipper family protein encodes MKAVSAFAAVAAVSAGLVASHAAAQLVIYPAKNQSAEQQSKDESECQTWAKGNTGVDPVAVANSAAQPAPVAAAPPAQGQRVRGAARGAAAGAAIGAVAGDAGKGAAIGATTGAVAGGVRKRRQADAANQQAQAQGQQQTADRQAQMATFNKAYTACLEGRGYSVK; translated from the coding sequence ATGAAAGCGGTCAGCGCGTTTGCAGCGGTAGCAGCAGTGTCTGCGGGGCTCGTCGCGAGCCACGCCGCGGCGCAGCTCGTGATCTACCCGGCGAAGAACCAGTCGGCGGAGCAGCAGAGCAAAGACGAATCGGAGTGCCAGACCTGGGCGAAGGGCAACACGGGCGTCGATCCGGTAGCCGTGGCGAACTCGGCCGCGCAGCCCGCGCCGGTAGCTGCGGCACCCCCGGCGCAGGGCCAGCGCGTGCGCGGTGCCGCGCGCGGTGCGGCGGCGGGCGCGGCCATCGGCGCGGTCGCCGGCGACGCAGGCAAGGGCGCGGCGATCGGCGCGACCACGGGCGCGGTCGCGGGCGGCGTGCGCAAGCGGCGCCAGGCCGACGCGGCGAACCAGCAGGCCCAGGCCCAAGGCCAGCAGCAGACCGCGGACCGACAGGCGCAGATGGCCACGTTCAACAAGGCATACACGGCGTGTCTCGAGGGCCGCGGCTACAGCGTGAAGTGA
- a CDS encoding mechanosensitive ion channel family protein — MPPTDRLTDIYQTATLWLVPFGLKVLGAIALWIIGRQLIHLVVSLMQRGLRRQPIDPTVIGFVGSAVTVTLNIILVVALLGFFGVETTSFAALLAGAGLAVGTAWSGLLANFAAGIFLMVLRPFKAGDFVTAGGITGTVEEIGLFATTLNTPDNIRTFVGNNKVLSDTLQNFSSNPYRRVDLVAQLAASVDHNAAIRILRERVAKVPHVLADPAPSLEILEFTSFGPKLAVRPFCHNDHYWQVYFDTNRVIREALGEAGFPAPEQLVLVRQSA, encoded by the coding sequence ATGCCCCCGACGGACCGACTGACCGACATCTACCAGACGGCGACTCTGTGGCTCGTGCCGTTCGGGCTCAAGGTGCTCGGCGCGATCGCGCTGTGGATCATCGGCCGCCAGCTGATCCACCTGGTCGTGTCACTGATGCAGCGTGGCTTGCGCCGCCAGCCGATCGACCCCACGGTGATCGGCTTCGTCGGCTCGGCGGTCACGGTCACTCTGAACATCATTCTGGTCGTCGCCCTGCTGGGCTTCTTCGGCGTCGAGACCACGAGCTTCGCAGCGCTGCTGGCGGGCGCGGGCCTGGCGGTCGGCACCGCCTGGAGCGGGCTGCTCGCGAACTTCGCGGCCGGGATCTTCCTGATGGTCCTGCGGCCGTTCAAGGCGGGTGACTTCGTGACCGCCGGCGGAATCACCGGCACCGTCGAGGAAATCGGTCTGTTCGCGACCACGCTCAACACGCCCGACAACATCCGCACCTTCGTCGGCAACAACAAGGTGCTGTCCGACACGCTGCAGAACTTCTCGTCGAACCCGTACCGGCGCGTCGACCTGGTCGCGCAGCTCGCGGCCAGCGTCGATCACAACGCGGCGATCCGCATCCTGCGCGAGCGCGTCGCGAAGGTGCCGCACGTGCTGGCCGATCCGGCGCCGTCGCTCGAGATCCTGGAGTTCACCTCGTTCGGCCCGAAGCTGGCGGTCCGCCCGTTCTGCCACAACGACCACTACTGGCAGGTGTACTTCGACACGAACCGGGTGATTCGCGAGGCGCTCGGCGAGGCGGGCTTCCCTGCGCCCGAACAGCTCGTGCTCGTGCGGCAGAGCGCCTAG
- a CDS encoding DUF4136 domain-containing protein, which produces MKRRSLSVAVCVGLLALAACSTVEVNSDWDPGARLDGLHTWAWQSQTPTVTGNARLDDPLVHERIQGAVEKSLAAKGFSKSLSGKPDFWVAYHIALQQKLDAHTIYTGYGPYRGWYGVGGAQTVVDTYDVGTLLIDFISPDSNNVIWRGSGQSRIQELKTPEERQARIQDAVDRILRQFPPQKK; this is translated from the coding sequence GTGAAACGCCGCAGTCTCTCGGTCGCGGTGTGTGTGGGGCTGCTCGCGCTCGCTGCGTGCAGCACGGTCGAGGTGAACTCCGACTGGGATCCGGGGGCCCGCTTGGACGGGCTCCACACCTGGGCCTGGCAGTCGCAGACCCCCACGGTCACGGGCAACGCGCGCCTGGACGACCCGCTCGTCCACGAGCGCATCCAGGGGGCGGTCGAGAAGTCTCTGGCGGCGAAGGGCTTCAGCAAGTCGCTCTCGGGCAAGCCGGACTTCTGGGTGGCCTACCACATCGCCTTGCAGCAGAAGCTGGACGCCCACACGATCTACACCGGCTACGGACCTTACCGGGGCTGGTATGGTGTCGGCGGCGCCCAGACGGTGGTGGATACCTACGACGTGGGTACCCTGCTGATCGACTTCATCAGCCCTGATTCGAACAATGTAATCTGGCGCGGAAGCGGCCAGTCACGTATTCAGGAGCTGAAAACCCCCGAAGAACGGCAGGCTCGCATTCAGGACGCCGTAGACCGTATTCTCAGACAGTTCCCGCCTCAGAAGAAGTAG
- a CDS encoding outer membrane beta-barrel protein — MRYLAIASLFLVSTFAAHVARADDKDPYERSGGYVGVGGTYGIEFMNHAFDDALAPLNATTTNSWGAHGTAGYQFSKWISTEVEYEWMKGFNTRAAGVAITRLETQTATLNLKVHAPYRQFQPYVLVGAGAGWISQDKNFFGQLDVTSPAFVARFGAGLDYYFTPSFFLNVGSDFVLNSARVSQGGGKGRGLDYLATQIGFGYRF; from the coding sequence ATGAGATATCTCGCGATCGCCTCACTGTTCCTCGTTTCTACATTCGCGGCCCACGTGGCGCGCGCGGATGACAAAGACCCGTACGAGCGGTCAGGGGGATACGTCGGGGTCGGCGGCACCTATGGAATCGAGTTCATGAACCACGCCTTCGACGACGCGCTCGCGCCGCTGAATGCGACCACCACGAACTCGTGGGGCGCGCACGGCACGGCGGGCTACCAGTTCTCGAAGTGGATCTCGACCGAGGTCGAGTACGAGTGGATGAAGGGCTTCAACACGCGCGCCGCCGGGGTCGCCATCACCCGGCTGGAGACACAGACCGCGACGCTCAACCTGAAGGTCCACGCGCCCTACCGCCAGTTCCAGCCCTACGTGCTGGTGGGCGCGGGCGCCGGGTGGATCAGCCAGGACAAGAACTTCTTCGGGCAGCTCGACGTGACCTCACCGGCCTTCGTGGCCCGCTTCGGCGCCGGCTTGGACTACTACTTCACGCCGAGCTTCTTCCTGAACGTCGGCTCCGACTTCGTGCTCAACTCGGCACGAGTCTCGCAAGGTGGCGGCAAGGGCCGTGGACTCGACTATCTCGCGACGCAGATCGGATTCGGATACCGCTTCTGA